A genomic stretch from Thermomonospora umbrina includes:
- a CDS encoding phosphotransferase, protein MRPTWTKTYRTSEAAKTAALYHSWIRDLGQLSTPDLLHQDSHTLIFTHVPGHHPSPDDLPAIASTLAGFHIAACRHLASAQMNQPHDIGRGVIISGFTERREQRLRHLLAEPSSLNTPLTAEKVSAWMARVAAHRPTVYKDANIRNFLLTPDVVAVDFDTLTLAPLGYDLAKLIVSAAMTHGPLNFDLMNTTLTTYNEHLSQAGLPTCSNEEFTTWLQMHHVLTSPYIGLNGYRFPWQTTSS, encoded by the coding sequence ATGAGACCCACCTGGACCAAGACCTATCGCACATCAGAGGCGGCAAAGACAGCCGCTCTTTACCACTCCTGGATCAGAGACCTCGGCCAACTCTCCACCCCCGACCTACTCCATCAGGACAGCCACACACTGATATTCACCCATGTCCCCGGCCACCACCCCAGCCCCGACGACCTGCCCGCAATTGCTAGCACACTCGCGGGATTCCACATAGCCGCGTGCCGACACCTGGCCAGCGCGCAAATGAACCAACCTCACGACATCGGTCGCGGCGTAATCATCTCCGGATTCACCGAACGGCGCGAGCAACGACTCCGCCATCTACTTGCCGAGCCATCTTCGCTCAATACACCCCTGACAGCGGAAAAAGTCAGCGCTTGGATGGCCCGTGTCGCCGCCCACCGGCCAACCGTTTACAAAGACGCCAACATCCGCAACTTCCTCCTCACCCCAGATGTCGTCGCCGTCGACTTCGACACCCTCACCCTCGCACCCCTCGGCTACGACTTGGCCAAACTCATCGTGTCGGCTGCAATGACCCACGGGCCACTCAACTTCGATCTCATGAACACGACTCTCACCACCTACAACGAACACTTGAGCCAGGCCGGCCTACCCACCTGTTCAAACGAGGAGTTCACCACCTGGCTACAGATGCACCACGTCCTCACCAGCCCCTACATAGGTCTGAACGGCTACCGGTTCCCGTGGCAGACGACCTCCAGCTAA
- a CDS encoding class I SAM-dependent methyltransferase yields MSHPFHGRDAAALYVGEERTRRRSQALLSAKTSGRNIDEVICAYADTTGLPDRPAIADIGCGQGRTTVRLARHMPSASITAIDASPAMANAARERTRGHRVTVITGDFHALPLRAASLDLAVAVMCLYHSPAPLLAIGEIARTLRPHGAAILVTKAADSYRELADLLTLSGLDPDAHQRPSLYENAHSGNLANLTEQGALRVETVEHETHTFTFDDLAHTASYLATCPQYQLPERLHHPHALAAELRTRLSDKPITTTATITYVLARAGQPTP; encoded by the coding sequence GTGAGTCACCCCTTCCATGGGCGTGACGCCGCCGCCCTCTACGTCGGCGAAGAACGAACCCGCCGACGCAGCCAAGCGCTTCTGTCGGCCAAGACCAGCGGCCGGAACATCGACGAGGTCATCTGTGCCTACGCCGACACCACGGGCCTGCCCGACCGGCCTGCGATCGCCGATATCGGTTGTGGGCAGGGCCGCACCACGGTGCGGCTCGCCCGCCACATGCCCAGCGCCTCCATCACCGCGATCGACGCCTCACCGGCCATGGCCAACGCCGCCCGGGAGCGCACACGCGGACACAGGGTCACCGTGATCACCGGCGACTTCCACGCCCTCCCCCTACGCGCCGCCTCCCTCGACCTGGCCGTCGCGGTGATGTGCCTCTACCACTCCCCCGCTCCGCTGCTGGCCATCGGGGAAATCGCACGGACGCTCCGCCCGCACGGCGCCGCCATCCTCGTCACCAAAGCCGCCGACAGCTACCGAGAACTCGCCGACCTCTTGACCCTCTCCGGCCTTGATCCGGACGCGCACCAACGGCCGAGCCTGTACGAGAACGCCCACAGCGGCAACCTCGCGAACCTCACCGAACAGGGCGCGCTGCGCGTCGAGACGGTCGAGCACGAAACCCACACCTTCACGTTCGACGATCTCGCCCACACCGCCAGCTACCTGGCGACCTGCCCCCAGTACCAGCTGCCCGAACGACTCCATCACCCCCACGCGCTCGCCGCCGAACTCCGCACCCGCCTCAGCGACAAACCCATCACGACGACCGCCACCATCACCTACGTCCTGGCCCGAGCTGGCCAACCCACACCATGA
- a CDS encoding AAA family ATPase, protein MQRIAIMGCGGSGKTTIGRQLADLLGTHITHLDAIYYDDQWNKMDAEKFAAVQEELVAADRWVIDGNYAGTLPIRLKRADTVIFLDLPALTCLWGIAQRRWRYRGGQHDNTGVYDRITWGFIKYVWGYRKDMAPRVRAMLAEHASHADVRIVTSRRAANALLADLKAAGR, encoded by the coding sequence ATGCAGCGGATAGCGATCATGGGCTGTGGCGGATCGGGCAAGACGACGATCGGTCGGCAGCTCGCCGACCTGCTCGGCACCCACATCACCCACCTGGACGCCATCTACTACGACGACCAATGGAACAAGATGGACGCCGAGAAGTTCGCGGCCGTCCAAGAGGAGCTCGTCGCCGCCGACAGGTGGGTGATCGACGGGAACTACGCCGGCACCCTGCCGATCCGGCTCAAGCGCGCCGACACCGTCATCTTCCTCGACCTGCCCGCCCTCACCTGCCTGTGGGGCATAGCCCAACGGCGCTGGAGATACCGGGGCGGACAGCACGACAACACCGGCGTCTACGACCGGATCACCTGGGGATTCATCAAGTACGTGTGGGGCTACCGCAAGGACATGGCGCCACGTGTACGCGCCATGCTGGCCGAGCACGCCTCCCACGCCGACGTCCGCATCGTCACCTCCAGACGCGCCGCCAACGCCCTGCTCGCCGACCTCAAGGCCGCCGGGCGCTGA
- a CDS encoding glycosyltransferase family protein: MRIGYSFWGFLGDGVTDTPDGGRSHRRTLIDALIGSGHEIVFLQADRDSDEAATALPYSWEPEGFPEIDALMLEWRWPIQGRNTTPCGTPGHTCDLHRQTDLVDHYTRGGLPTVLWDKDRQLPADDPLRTQPAVVVCEAALHPSPGATSLLFPVADHALDAADPQALAGGDRRWLLTYVGNQYDRDDCFNSYFAPAAGAHADHLVAGKWTETIAWPHIRFIGRVPFARVAELYGQSLTTILLLPHRHLSAGQMTQRLFEAVLAGCLPLCPIEFRSGRSLVPDRLIVSSGAEAATIIGDLAEARHAARADLLAACLEQLELMRVSHQVRTLDEILTSTVVTR; encoded by the coding sequence ATGAGGATCGGTTACAGCTTCTGGGGGTTCCTCGGCGACGGCGTCACCGACACCCCCGACGGAGGGCGTTCCCACCGCCGCACCCTCATCGACGCGCTCATCGGCTCAGGCCACGAGATCGTGTTCCTTCAGGCGGACCGCGACAGCGACGAGGCCGCCACCGCACTTCCCTACTCGTGGGAGCCTGAGGGGTTCCCCGAGATCGACGCGCTGATGCTGGAGTGGCGGTGGCCGATCCAAGGCCGCAACACCACACCGTGCGGAACACCGGGCCACACCTGTGACCTCCACCGGCAGACCGACCTGGTCGACCACTACACCCGTGGCGGGCTACCGACCGTCCTGTGGGACAAGGACCGGCAACTCCCCGCCGACGATCCGCTGCGCACCCAACCCGCCGTCGTCGTGTGCGAGGCCGCCCTCCACCCGAGCCCCGGAGCGACGTCTCTGCTGTTCCCCGTCGCCGACCACGCCCTCGATGCGGCCGACCCGCAGGCCCTGGCGGGTGGTGACCGGCGCTGGCTGCTCACCTACGTCGGCAACCAGTACGACCGCGATGACTGCTTCAACTCCTACTTCGCGCCGGCCGCCGGAGCCCACGCCGACCACCTCGTCGCCGGGAAATGGACCGAGACCATCGCGTGGCCGCACATCCGGTTCATCGGCCGTGTCCCCTTCGCCAGGGTCGCCGAACTGTACGGGCAGTCCCTGACCACGATCCTGCTGCTCCCCCACCGGCATCTCTCGGCGGGGCAGATGACGCAGCGGCTGTTCGAAGCCGTCCTGGCCGGATGCCTGCCGCTGTGCCCGATCGAGTTCCGGTCCGGACGCAGCCTCGTCCCCGACCGGCTGATCGTCTCCAGCGGCGCTGAGGCCGCCACGATCATCGGCGACCTCGCAGAAGCGCGCCACGCCGCGCGAGCCGACCTGTTGGCCGCCTGCCTGGAACAGCTCGAACTGATGCGCGTCTCCCACCAGGTCAGGACCCTCGACGAGATCCTCACGAGCACGGTGGTGACCCGGTGA